The Klebsiella sp. RIT-PI-d genome includes a region encoding these proteins:
- a CDS encoding 6-phospho-beta-glucosidase — translation MKKLTLPKDFLWGGAVAAHQVEGGWNKGGKGPSICDVLTGGAHGVPREITDQIVPGKYYPNHEAVDFYGHYKEDIKLFAEMGFKCFRTSIAWTRIFPQGDETQPNEEGLKFYDDVFDELLKYNIEPVITLSHFEMPLHLVQQYGGWTNRKVVDFFVRFAEVVFERYKNKVKYWMTFNEINNQRNWRAPLFGYCCSGVVYTEHENPEETMYQVLHHQFVASALAVSAARRINPAMQVGCMLAMVPLYPFSCKPEDVMYAQESMRERYVFTDVQLRGYYPSYVLNEWERRGFTIHMEANDEQILRDGTCAYLGFSYYMTNAVKADGGSGDAISGFEGSVPNPHVKASDWGWQIDPVGLRYALCELYERYQKPLFIVENGFGAYDKVEENGSINDDYRIDYLRAHVNEMVEAVTYDGVDLMGYTPWGCIDCVSFTTGQYSKRYGFIYVNKHDDGTGDMSRSRKKSFNWYKNVIASNGEKR, via the coding sequence ATGAAAAAACTAACCTTACCGAAAGACTTTTTATGGGGCGGCGCGGTAGCGGCGCATCAGGTTGAAGGCGGCTGGAACAAAGGCGGCAAAGGCCCGAGCATTTGCGATGTATTAACCGGTGGTGCGCACGGCGTTCCGCGGGAAATCACTGACCAGATCGTACCGGGAAAATACTATCCCAATCATGAAGCGGTCGATTTCTACGGCCACTATAAAGAAGACATCAAACTCTTTGCTGAAATGGGTTTTAAGTGCTTTCGTACGTCTATCGCCTGGACACGCATTTTCCCGCAGGGCGATGAGACTCAGCCGAATGAAGAAGGGCTGAAGTTTTACGACGACGTGTTTGATGAGTTGCTTAAATACAATATTGAACCGGTGATCACCCTTTCTCACTTCGAGATGCCGCTGCATCTGGTTCAGCAGTACGGCGGCTGGACCAACCGTAAGGTTGTCGATTTCTTTGTGCGCTTTGCTGAAGTGGTATTTGAGCGCTACAAGAACAAGGTCAAATACTGGATGACCTTTAATGAAATCAATAACCAGCGTAACTGGCGTGCTCCGCTGTTCGGTTACTGCTGTTCCGGCGTGGTATATACCGAACATGAGAACCCGGAAGAGACCATGTATCAGGTGCTTCACCATCAGTTTGTGGCGAGCGCCCTGGCGGTGAGTGCGGCGCGGCGTATTAATCCGGCGATGCAGGTCGGCTGTATGCTAGCGATGGTTCCGCTGTATCCCTTCTCCTGTAAGCCAGAAGATGTGATGTATGCGCAAGAATCCATGCGCGAGCGTTATGTCTTCACCGATGTGCAGCTGCGTGGATACTATCCTTCTTACGTGCTGAACGAATGGGAACGTCGCGGATTTACCATTCATATGGAAGCGAATGATGAGCAGATCCTGCGTGACGGCACCTGTGCTTACCTGGGCTTTAGCTACTACATGACCAACGCGGTGAAAGCCGACGGCGGCAGCGGCGATGCGATTTCCGGGTTTGAAGGTAGCGTGCCGAATCCGCACGTTAAGGCCTCCGACTGGGGATGGCAGATTGACCCGGTTGGCCTGCGCTATGCGTTGTGCGAGCTTTACGAACGCTACCAGAAGCCGCTGTTTATCGTCGAGAATGGCTTTGGCGCGTACGATAAAGTCGAAGAAAATGGCAGCATTAACGATGATTATCGTATTGACTATCTGCGGGCGCATGTGAACGAAATGGTGGAAGCCGTAACCTATGATGGCGTTGATCTGATGGGCTATACCCCTTGGGGCTGCATTGACTGTGTGTCGTTTACTACCGGGCAGTACAGTAAGCGCTACGGGTTTATTTATGTGAATAAACATGATGATGGCACCGGAGATATGTCGCGCTCACGTAAGAAGAGCTTCAACTGGTACAAAAATGTTATCGCCAGCAATGGTGAAAAACGCTAA